The stretch of DNA caaatgcacaacaaagaagaAAACATACCCACAAAACTCCTACCCTGTGCTCACAAAGCACCACCACAAAtccccttctcttcccctggAGAAGCCGGCAGCACTGATCTGAGCAACGGTCACAGAGCAGCCTTGGTCAACCTGGTACCCTCTgcatttgggggggcgggggctggCTACCAAAGCCTACAATGGAGATTAGTTCAAGCTGCCATTCCATTCCAAGAAACAGGATGGGAAATCCTTTTCAAAATTGTCAAATATTTAGTGGTCTATAAAACTTCCAAACAAATGCTTTAATATTAAGGCCAAACTAACTCCaagacccagggctttttttccagccggaactcgcttagttccagcacctctcaggtgggcaccattgccattctaagagaatgagggaggtgttcatggtgagttccggcacctttttttctaaaaaaatagcactgcctatcTTTACCCACTTCAGTCCGGGTTAAGGCCAGGGATTAGGGCTGAAATGATCTACTGAAGATCTTTCACCGCCAGAttaacacacacactttccagcaggcttttatgGGACTCCTCTGGTGCCTGGACGAGATTGTTTATACGCTGCTTCCTAactttctttgtttctgcttCCTAACTTTGTAACTGGAAACTGTTTTAtaattttacctttttactattgCCTGCCCTGGTTTCACTATGCAGCGATGAGACAGAGTAAAATATTGCAAATAAAAATGAGCCTGAACCCTTTTTTATTAGCCTAAGGGACTAGCAATTTGTGTCTCCGTGCTGGCTGCAGTGAATACTGTAGAAATAGAGGATGGTTGCCCCTTAGCAGGCttagggggagaaagaaaaaaagaaaggaaggaaggaaggaaggaaggaaggaaggaaggaaggaaggaaggaaggaagggagggagggaggggagagttccCCTTCGTCTTCTGCAGTTGGCATGGAAACCAAGCAGAATGGAGAGATCCATCCCTCTTGCACCAGCTCACTCACTCACCTGCGTGGGACTCCTAACCCCCTATAGACACCAGGCAAGTTGTTAAATAAAAGGCTGTCTTACTATCCAAGTTTTAAGAGTACTGAAACCAATACACAGAGTTTGGAGCTGAATTTAAGAGGCAGCTTTTAATCACATGGAAACAGGCAGGAAGATGTCCAAGGGAGTCACTTTTTGTTCTCTCTTCTCTGCTTCAGCCATGTGAAGTCAAAGAGCGTCAAATCAAACCCACTGTGAGGTACCCCACCTGTTCATCAACTTAAGACACATACCCATTTAATATGCCACACATGCAGAAAATAAGAAGTGCTGCAGCTgaacagaaaaaagcaaaaaacaaaaaacagttattTGAAACAGAGAGACCATGCAAATGCAAAATGGAAAGAGGTGCTGCGTCTTGAGGCAAATAGCTTTTTCATTCTGCTCCTGCTGCACGTCTACTTGCCAAGCAACCAAGTGTTATCCAGAGCCATCCAGGCATAATTCAAAGTCAaaactgccctgggctccttcagcaGGAAGGGCAGGATGCAAATTCAGTCAATAAATAAAACCCTTCACTGGCTCAAATTAACACACCCAAGATTAATTGTTAATGCAAGCATGAAATCAAGCAAGAAAGATgcccttttgttttcaaaaagaagCCATGCAAATGAATGGAAGTTCCCAGCTAAACAGAAGATGAGGcaaatttcttttgtcttttttgtaagTCTCCAAGGTGTGTCCTTGAAAGTGAAGGATCTTCTCGCAGCACCGAAAACCCCACATTCTTCTGCTTCTCACCTAACACTCACGAGTCACTTCAGCTCATTCCTCTACTGCAGCCTCTCTCAACCTGACGCTATTCacttattttggactacaacttccatcagccccaggcagcacagcttCATTTTCTCAATTTGCTGTGGAGTTGACTAAAGAAAGTCAACTGCCTTTGTTTATGTGAACCCAGGCTAAGTTACTGCAGCAGCATTTAGAGTTAAAATTCACAGCCAAACCAGCTCACTGGAGGCAGAATGCAAAAATACAATCCCTCTGCATATATCTTAATGGAAACTGGATCAAGAAATTCACTGTTCAGCTCACAAATGCCCCTGCTGACAGGGCAACTGCTGTCCCTGAAGTGCTACGTTAGTGTGAAGCTAAGCAAATGCTAAGCCCGCAAAGAACAGAAACAGAGGAAGTTGCATGCAATTTATTTTGTCAGATcagatggttgggggggggggcactgcatgCTTGAATCATCCCCCATGTTATAAGCTCCCAACCACCAATGTATGTCAAGAAACTAGAGTAGAACTGACATACGAGCGCCTAACACAGGGCTGGATTCAAGGCTGCAACCTGCCACCTGTCGTCTGATACGGCACCCTAGCAAAAGCTGCGCCCTATGATTGCTCCCAAGCGCATGCTCTGGTTCTGAATTACGAGCTGAAGGAATGCCACACAGCAATTTCACTTTGGGTTAGTCTGCAAATGCAATCTGGCTAGAGTAAGCAGGATATGTCACAAACAGGATGCCATGATATGAGAGCTCATTCCACCTCATCCATCCCTTCTGAATTATGGTAAGAAAAGCCACACACGCacaggctcggggggggggaatcaatcacAGTAGGAGCAGGGGGAGTTATATCTGTGAGATATGCCATAGCTAGGAAAAATGAATGCAGTTAGCCAGCTGGTGAGAGAGCGCCCAGGTACTCACTCCGGCCAGCGACTTCTGGATATTCTCCCTGGCTCTGGCAATGTCGCGTAGGATCGTGCTGGCTCCGTTCTCCTGCAAACAGTGCAGAAAGAACCaagtgtttggttttttgtttggtttggtttttttttttttttaaaaaaaggcacaaaCAGATACAGGAGAAATTACTGAGGGTGGATCACATGAAAGGAGGGAAAGTGTTTTTACTGTGTAGAGAGCAGTCAGCCATTGAAAAAAATTAGTGAGCGTAAAAATCCATCCATGGAATGAAACAACTATGTTGTCAGCAGCTATATCTGGAATAGCTGCAGGATAGGATCCAGGCAGCAGCCACCGGGACGCTCCAACTTCCCACCAACTTTTGCATCAGACAAGCGGGTGTAGCTATTCATGACACAGCCTTACCCGTGTCTGGGTCAGTGACCCTATTCTCCATAGAAAGTGCACATGCAGACTTTGAATTGACAAAAGTGCTTTTTCTACTGCTGCTACCCACCCTATGCAAATGGAGTGGGTTTATAGACACAATAAATTTCTTACATCAAAAGCAGGGCAGCCGTATATCCTGAACTGAGACTTGCATTCTTtggtgtagaccagtgtttctcaaacttgggtctccagctgttgttgggactacaactcccatcatccctagcttgcaggaccagtggtcagggttgatgggagttgtactccaacaactgCTGGAGACCAAAGTGTGAGGAACACCGGCCTAGATTATGAAAATGGAATATATTTGGTTTCGAACAAGATTCTGCTCTTAAGTGCCAGGCTTTCAAAAAAAAAGCTGGCATCTCCCCAACCACATAAAGAATGGTGGTGAAAGAATTGGAAACATGGTGGAGATGGCAAGCATACCTGGGCTAGATGTATGGAAGCCATGAGATGGGAGGCAGAGTTGGGTCAAGCACTGATGCCACAGCTGCTGGCAAGCCAGGTCCCCTCTCATCTGAGCCTTTCTCCAGCAACTGGCCATGTGTTAGCAAGCACCTCTCAACCATTGTGACTAGAAACTTTTTTAGGGGAAATCTTTCAGGATACCAAATTCTGTGTGGGGTACTCCAATCTACACTTCAGAGCCTTGAACGCAAGTTTCCTCATGCTGACCTGATGCTGGGTTCAACTttaatctagaccaggcatccccaaacttcgaccctccagatgttttggactacaattcccatcatccctgaccattggtcctgttagctagggatcatgggagttgtaggccaaaacatctggaggaccgcagtttgggggtgcctggtctagaatgtATCTTCAGGCATAACTGCTGTTAAATCATGAAAGCTGTTTTGTTCTAATGGTGGCAGTCACACTGTCTATGCCATGCATCTGAAGCCCTCCACACACTAAGCTGAGTTTAGTATGCATCAGGTCCTACATGAGCATTTCCTCAAACCTTTGACACCTGTgggacagattttttaaaataaaaaataaaagttggaGACACACTTCAGTCTTAATACCCAcaaaatagaatcacagaatcaaatAACTGTGTAGTTTCTCAACCAGTTCTTTAGAACTGTGGGACAGCCAAGTTTATGCTGTTTTCCCAGATTGCACCCACCTGCCTTTCCATTCAGTTAGGGTTCAGGGATGGGATAGAACTTTCTGGCCAACGTTGGGTGTTCTAGGATTCCCCTGTGACAAGTGATAGTGCAAGTTGTGTCAAAGAATCCGTGTTTGGAATGGTGAATACTGAAGGCACACTTCAGTCTCTCTTGTGGGCAGCCACagatgtgttaaaaaaaaaacctccaaaagaaAATAGGGCCCTGGAAAGCACCAGTCTAATCCTTCCTGGCAAGAGCCAACATACTTCTAAACTGCCATGTTCTCTACTTACTTTGCCAAATCTTTATTAGACATTACAAGTACAGGCCAGCATACTGTCATGTTCTCAAGATGCAGGAAAGTCAGCCTATTTAAAGAAGGCGCTTATCAATTTCAAGGCCCTAATGACTGTCAGTCTCATTTGCTTCCTTACTAACTAACAAAGCAGCTTGGAGAATAAGCCCTGGGAGACTGAATACTTAGAAGCTGCTGCTTCTGGATATGGTGCAAACGTCACTTGATCTCCTGCTTACCAGAGAAAAGAGAGCCCACTGCTTCACTCACAGCCTGCCCCTCTGAGGGCCTGTACCATGTGCACAACTGCTCACAGGTGAGCATTTCTAGTTCCTACAGTTATGTAACTACTGAAGGCAGCACAAATGTAGCTGAGCAAGTGCAGCATCTACCAGCCAGGCAATAACCGTAcagtacttttccgtgtattagACGAGGGTGTTTTActccaaaataaagtaaaaaatggggggggtttatcttatacatgggtagtgcagaggggggacagGCGATTGGTGGCATCCGGGAGCAGGATCTAGTGATTGGGTGAGTGGATGGTGTCTGCTGCAAGgactgctttggattggctgctgctttgtCAAATGGGTGGGTTATTAGCGGATGCGTCAAGTGCTGCCATGGATTGGCTACCACTTTGGCAATTTGGCTTGTGCTGCTTGCAATTGTTAGCGTTTGCCAGTTGGGTGAGTGATACTTGGTTCAGcattccccccattttcttaaatttgagccccccaaaatagggggcatcttatagatggaaaagtatgATATTTAAGAAAGCCCTGCAGATTTCAACCATATTTCACTTTTCTGCAGGTTGTGAGGAAGAGGGGAGTGTGTTTCAGTGTCCAACAAATGCTGTTCATAACGTTCACAAGAAAGAACGTGTAAGAATTTCCTTCACCTTCTCCCTTCCTTACAAGCCATCTTCTATAACAGAGTCAACAGCAGCCTCTCTGGAACCTGTTCACAGTCACAAAACTTTGCTCCCTGCTCTACAGCTATTTTCTTGCAGCCTAGAAAACCTTATCAACCTGAATCCTGCCTCTCATCTCCATTATTCAATGCCAAGGAGGCAATGCTGTTCCTACTCTGTCCTTTCAGAGTAACCTGGATTATTGAGAAAcagtggctgcattcagatggaACACTAAAGCATGGTTTAGCACGGGAGTGGAAAACCTCTGGTCCACAAGCCAAATCTAGACCACCATGActccccatttggcctgcaaGATCATTTTCCTGAAATCACACTCACCTGCCCCACACCAAACATCCTATGTGACATCAGGTATGGGGCAGACAGGCGCAGCAGGATTCCATTCCCCTCTCACCAGCTGATGTGCGGAGTGTTCAGTCCTGTTTAGTTTGGGTGCACAAAAGAGAATTGTAGATCTGGGCCACCAGGCcaaaaatgttccccatccctggtttagcaATATGGGAATGTGTCAGAACAGGCCTTTCCAGCCCTTCGCCTACAAAGGAGAAAATCTGAAGCATTCGTCTTCTCTTTGTAACAAACTACAGGTGGTTAAACTAGAATTATCAAGAAGAGCCagttgcgcatatatatatatatatatatatatatatatatatatatatatatagagggggAGAATTGTGCTTTGTCACAAAGCACAACTGGAAGGATAAAGCTTTCTCCCCTTGCACACAAAGGAagtgggaagagaaggagaacATGCGAAACCAAACCTCACCATGGTGCAGCCTCACATTGCTAAGTCATACTTTAGCACTGTACCCGAATGCAGCTAATATGGCTCCATTTTCCTTTTCAAATAGctcaaaagtttattttaatgcacattgTTTTACCCTAGCCAGCACTCTCAAGGACAAACATTTAAAAGTGCAAAGAATGCATGGTTCGAGGGGCAAGGGGTAATTAATGtggaatggaggtaagctggaaaTTACCTGCTTGGCAATCAACTACCTCTTGTAGTACTCAAACTACAACACCTGTACAGTAGCTGAGGAGCTCTTCTTCCCTGGAAACGCACCAGGGAAAGGAGATCTTGCCCTCTCAAGGTAGTGCATCCCACTGGGAAATAACATGTTTTGGATTCACTTGTACCATAGAGtaaggtggggtgggagagcaggGTGATTGTTCTGCAACCAAAGGCAAAAGGCCAATACTTGACAAGGAGATGATAGGCAGGAAGAGAATTTTAAGACGTCTGGTGCTCCAAGAATAATGTGAGAGGCACTCTACGTAGggtattgcagtgtttctcaaccagtgtgcctccagatgttttgggactacaactcccatcatccctagctagcaagaccagtggtcaggaatgatgggagttgtagtcccaaaacatctggaggcacactggttgagaaacactggggtaTTGTTTTGTAGATCCTACAGGTACTAAGCAGTATATCAGTTACTTGGTGGTGGTCAGGAACTAGCAGGTGGCAGCTGTCGCCTTCAAGCCCCATTTATAGgattcccacagacatctgattAGCAGGAGACTAGGCGGAGGCTAGCAAAGGTCATCAGGTGTTCAGTAGATGGTGAGATTGTGAATGGAAATGACTTCATAGGAGTATGAAGAGAGCCCCCATTGCTACCTGCTCCAGAAGGATTGTGCCATGCAAGCTGCCTGTTCCCCCTGGACAGTACTTGCATCTTACCTGCTGGCAGGAGGGGCTAGCAGCTGGACCGTTCTTCTGTTCATAGTATCTCTTCTCAGCATCATCATATCTGAACTTGTCAAACCAGATCTTTTCATGCATGAGGAAgctggcggccatgtttctgAAAAGAGGGGGGAGACTAAATAAATACCTAGGAATATTTCAGCTCAACGGTTAGGGCCAGCTTAGTCAAACATCATCTCCCTCTTCCATCCCATTGGGCCACATCCCCATTGGGCTCACGGATCCTTCCTACCTGAGATGGGGAGGTTTGTATAAATGGGACCAATTAGGAACCTACTGCTCAGTCACTTGGCCCCCTGTTCAGTCCTTTTGACACTGCAAGATAAGCAAGCgtccttaaaaaaacccagttcAACTACCCTGAGACAAGACACGTGAAAATGCACACAGTCCAACCAACAGTTAATTTTTCTCAATATGCTCATGTTAAGAAACAACCCCTTCCTGACATTGCCTTTCTAGGAGGGCTACGGAGAGTTCCTTTGCCCAGACAGGAGGGTAGCTATGACATCAGCTCTATGGACACCTGAATAAGCCACCAAAATGATTCTAGCTAAATGATTGTAAGTAGCACTTCAactcctatggggggggggaatggagtgtTGTGGAGCCACATTAACCAACGTCCACCAATGGACGCAGCATAGACCTGCTTAAAATAATGCAAAGCCAAGCACCAGGGCAAAGTTTACAAAAGAGCAAGACATCCTATCCCCTTTGTGGAGGCCTTCATTCTAGTAGACAGTGGTTTGGTAAACTGGCCAAAAGAGAAGCACAACATTAAATTTGTGTCTAGAGGGGAAATAGGggcattcataaacagaggtgAGAATTTTGCATGTGGCAGTGGAATTCAAAACTAAGGGAGGTTCACTGCATGGCAGGAGAGACTACATGGGTACTATCAGACGGGATGACACAGAAAAGGATCACAGGATAGAAGATTTTAAGTGtagagggaaaggggagaaccTGACAGGAAACATCAGAATTTGCAATATGCTATTGAGAAACACTTAAATTGCAGGGGGAAGCATAGAGCCAACAAAAAGAAGCACCTTTCAGAGGTATCTGTTTGGTCCATTCCATTCACATAAATGTCCCAAACCTTTCCAGATCAGTCCAAAACCACCAAAACCACTCAGCAAACCTTCAAGCGACAACAATCCTTTGCTAAGAAGCACTTtggggtataaaggtaaaggtaaagggacccctgaccattaggtctagtcatgaccgactctggggttgcagcactcatctcgcgttattggccgatggAGTCAGTGTAcagctaccaggtcatgtggccagcatgactaagccgctttggcgaaccagagcagcgcacggaaatgtatAGTTCCAGCTTAATACAGCCAGTGTTTGAGACAGCCAGAAAGGTCAGATACAGTATCTGTGgagatcatatttttaaaaaaagtttttccatatCTGACAAAAGCAAAAGCTGTGAGACTGTTTCTGTCATGACTGATCTTTTGGTGAGTGACTTTTCCCTAtttcccctaaagaaagctcagtATTTCAGACCTACccttctaaaaaaagctcaacaactttgaattTTCTCCGTAAAAAAGTTCAACTATCTTTGACCCGAACCcacacaaaaagctcaacaactttgactctgctccctaaaaaatgctcaacaactttgacctgaaccccccgaAAAGAGGTAGATCactgttttttttcctgtgagtagattgcagtctcttgggagttggacgtccctgttcTACATATATATAATCAAGCAAATTGCTCTTCTGATGCATGCTAGTTGGAAGGTTTTTGCATGAGGAGCAGGATACTaatcccctaataataataataataataataataataataataataataatacagagatagtAAATCCTGTTTCAGATGCCTCCCCTGAACAGGTTAACAGGCTCTGCAAAAGTAATGGGAATAATTTATAAGCTTAAATAGACCAGAGCAGCAGCACCGGCAATTGAGAAGGACAAATCATAaaaccatttccttcctcctcctaacCTGGACAGGCCCAATTAACATGGATGTCTATTATGGCCTGCTTATATCTTTCTACAGTGGGACACAACACATTTCAATGTTTTACATATAGAAGCTCTTCCACACTATCCTGGCCCATTAGGTTTGGGAATGTTACCCCAGAACAAGCGTTTCCTACTTAGCATGAGACTCTGGTGCACTTGAAGTGAGAGCAGCTGGCTGAGATGGCTTTGCTAGCATGGTTTCGGGCATTCCGGCGCTCTCCTGCTTGCTTGCCAGCTTTGAGGCTCTGAAGATGTAGTACTGCGCCTCAGCACTGTCATAGGTGGGTTTGCTGAGCCACGCAGACTCGCTGTCCTTGTGCATGAAATACCAGGTGGCTGGTGAGAGGGCAGAATCTGGAGGTGCCGTTGCGGAGATGTTGTTGTTTCCCCTCttgcctgctgctgcctgctTCCCCGTGCTACGGCCCTTTTTGTCCTTCCGGCTCCTCTTGGAAGACTCTGGGCGCCCACACTCCTGCAACCTCACCTTTCCCGGAGGGTGCCCGTCAAACATGTTTGTGTAAAAGCATCTCTCTGCGTCATCATAGATAGGCTTTTCCAGCCACACCTCCGAGATCAGCGCCTGCAAACTCGACACCTGAGGCTTGCCATTCACCGGCTGGATCAAAGCATCAGGCAGATTTGGGGACGCACCGGTATCCACAATGATATCTGCAGGCTGGGCTGGTGTTGAAGGAGTAGGCAGCGCAGTCACATAGCCTTCATCTGGTGTTAGTCCACTACTGCTGTGCAATGGCGTGGATGAGAGGTCCAGGGTCTGTGGTAGAGCCAACTGGGATTTTTCGACAAACAGCTTCTCAGCGTCGTCAAAGTTGAACTTGTTGACCCAAGCATCCTGGATGATGTGGTGGCAGGCCATCAGGCTGCCATGGGCACAGGGCAAGGCAGCCAGGTTTCTCTGTGGCCTCCTATCACCTTGGAGGACCTCTGCCTCCGACCAGGGCACCAGCGCAGACTGCTCAGCGGCCGTGAGCCCCTCAGAAGCCTCCTTCAACAACATTTCGGCAAGCTTCTTCCTGTAAGCTGTTTCCGCCCGGTCAAAGAGAGGTTTGTCAAACCAGACACGGTCGGCCAGTAACCCAGCCAGGACAAAGTCCACTTTGGGGTCTAAAGACTTGCGTTTGGGGGAgcacttccttttcttttgcttcttcctgcttcctgccctcCACAGGTTTCCCTTCACCTCTTCCTCCACAGGGTCCTCCTCGTGGCAGAAGCCGTTCACCGCCACCACCTCTTGACAGGCCCCGGCAGCGGAAGCTGCTAAGGTTGCTTCCCGCTCATAGTGGAGCCTCTCTGCCTCGTCATACTTGTACTTGTCCACCCAGACTTTTTCTGCGGGGTAAAGTAGCTTCCTTGTCCTCATCTTCCAAACGGGGCGGCAGCATTAAGAAACAAGCACAGTAATATAGTTGCAGGGGGGGAGAAACCCTAAGACATACTAATGGCATGCAGTTAAGATTCTATTCATTTCAAGACCTCAGGTTCTACTAGCTACATATATGCAGAGCCCTAGTTAAAATCCAATGCTAGTCATATTCAAGAGttgatccactgaaattaaacGGACATGACTGGCTTGGATCAATCAATTTCAGTTAGTTGACTCTTGAGTAAAACACAGCAGGATACAACCCAATGGTGTTTTGGGTGCATAAGAGTTTTGTGCTCCGTTCACTGGTTGAATTACTCAAATGTTCAAAGCTGCTCAAAATAAGCTGCTCTAGAAGGCTCTGCCTTCCCAAACTGCATTTCATATGCCAAAATGGTTTTGTTGTTacgcagtggggggggggagtagatttATTTATGCAGCATAAATTTAGTTCGGTATCTTGGGATGCAGACCAGAACTAGTAAGAGCAATGAAATGATCTGGTTTGCACCCTCTGTCTTCCAGTGATCATGTTCActggaatatacagtggtacctcggttttccaaCACCTCGGATGTCAAACGTTTCAGCTTTCGAACACCAAAAACCTGTAAGTAActgtttcggtttttgaacgctttTCGGAAACCAAACGTGGCACccagcttccatattgagttttccagACGGAAATGCTTCCAGAAAggcatgctttggtttctgaaggtttctagggttaccagactcaatagtggacaggacttctgtgcctttaattgccctgctctctgagtctggaaaccttaaagagacaccggcagaccctttgtttaattttcaagcaaagggtctgctggtttctctttaaggtttccagactcaaaagagagcagggcaattaaaggcacagaagtcctgtcctctattgagtctggcaaccctaaacatttcggaagttgaatggtcttccagaatggattacagtggtacctcgcaagatgaatgccctggaagacgaatttttcgcaagacgaatgcgtcttgcgaattgcggtttcccataggaatgcattgaaatttaattaatgcgttcctatgggcaaaaaaagaaatttcaatgcattcctatgggaaaccgcgattcgcaagatgaattaaattcgtcttgcgaggcaccactgtacgttcaaaaaccgaggtaccactgtataggacatCATCACACACAATGGCAGAGGCAATGCAGATCAAGTAATTGCTGTATTTTGGATTGGAATTTGTGGGCCACCCAGAGCCAACCAATGGCTCTTCAAAGTTCACAGActgtctagcacaggcatcctcaaacttcggtcctccagatgttttggactacaattcccatcatccctgactactggtcctgttagctagggatcatgggagttgtaggcgaaaacatctggagggccatagtttgggaatgcctggtctagcaGATCAACAAAATTAGCAAATCAATTTTACTGCTCATTTGTAGGCTGGGATCAACATATGCATTGTGGGTGATCTTTTATTCATGGGGCTCAAATTATAAAACTTATTATCTAAGCCAAAGTTATCAGTCACATTGCTATATATCCAAGTAGCATTAGTTATTAAAATGTAAATGAGCAGTTTTTAGAACTCCATACTCTTTTTGCAAGAGGATGTCAGAATAAACAGAATATGAATAAATGAATCAGTAGCAACTGCCCAACAACTACAAAGGGAGTAACTGACCTCAGATTTAGAATTTCAGAGTGTGCAGCAGATGGTCATAACCCAATCTACATCTCATGAAAGCCCTGCTGAGGTTTAGTTTGGTTCAAAGCAGTGATTGGTGTGATTTGTGCCCATATTTATGCTATTAATGAAATCCAGAATTTTGAAATTTACCATGTGGTTTAAAATCTATGCTCTTGATACAGTATTAAATATTGGGTCTATCCCTGTGGACCATTTTGTGAATGTGTAATTCTTGTGTAAGTGAATTAACTTGAAAGACACATCAGAACTGGACACCCCCCAAAACTAGGatcatttttaaaatgagctttCTATTTCTTGAAAAGCATTTTAATAAATTTCCCTACTTACTATTGGTGACTTGAAATGGAATGCTCGttctaaaaaaaatggaaatttttACTTCTTAAAAGTCCAGCCCTGACCCCATTGAAAACAAGTTCATATCAAGATGTTGGAAAGCTGGGAGCTGTATGGACTTGGTCATGGGAGGCTACTTTGTGTAAAATCTAGAGCATTGTGACTAGTGAAAGGCAATGACATCACAATGGCATCTCAGGGGGTGAAAGGTAATGACTGATGGGAGTAACCTCTTGCCTCTCCTTGCACATGGCCTCCCAGTgcatataaggtaaagggacccctgaccattaggtccagtcgtgaccgactctggggttgcgcgctcatctcgcattattggccgtgggagccggcatatagcttccaggtcatgtggccagcatgacaaagccacttctggcgaaccagagcagcgcacggaaatgccgtttaccttcccgctgtagtggttcctatttatctacttgcattttgacgtgctttcgaactgctaggttggcaggagctgggactgagcaacgggagctcaccccgtcacagggattcgaaccgctgaccttctgatcagcaagccctaggctctgtggtttaacccacagcaccacctgggtccctttcccaGTGCATATAATGAATGTCAAAACAGGTACATTGCACATTTCCAGTACATCACACAAAGTAGGTCCCATATTTACAGTAACCTcagaattctagttacaggtaggtagccatgttggtctgccgtagtcaaaacaaaataaaaaaattccttccagtagcaccttag from Zootoca vivipara chromosome 8, rZooViv1.1, whole genome shotgun sequence encodes:
- the EEF1D gene encoding elongation factor 1-delta isoform X3 — its product is MRTRKLLYPAEKVWVDKYKYDEAERLHYEREATLAASAAGACQEVVAVNGFCHEEDPVEEEVKGNLWRAGSRKKQKKRKCSPKRKSLDPKVDFVLAGLLADRVWFDKPLFDRAETAYRKKLAEMLLKEASEGLTAAEQSALVPWSEAEVLQGDRRPQRNLAALPCAHGSLMACHHIIQDAWVNKFNFDDAEKLFVEKSQLALPQTLDLSSTPLHSSSGLTPDEGYVTALPTPSTPAQPADIIVDTGASPNLPDALIQPVNGKPQVSSLQALISEVWLEKPIYDDAERCFYTNMFDGHPPGKVRLQECGRPESSKRSRKDKKGRSTGKQAAAGKRGNNNISATAPPDSALSPATWYFMHKDSESAWLSKPTYDSAEAQYYIFRASKLASKQESAGMPETMLAKPSQPAALTSSAPESHAKNMAASFLMHEKIWFDKFRYDDAEKRYYEQKNGPAASPSCQQLKTVLQNPHEAPPARRKKQSGRATSVSSTSAAGPAGDQSELVTRIATLEAENQNLRCVVTDLQLAISRLENRLSLLEKSSTSHHPSPPPPTQHVTPMKKVEPLTHLSRKVELPSASSTRKAESSTAEAADEDDDDIDLFGSDEEEEDQEAARVREERLKQYAEKKSKKPGLIAKSSILLDVKPWDDETDMAKMEECVRSVQMDGLVWGASKLVPVGYGINKLQIQCVVEDDKVGTDILEEEITKFEDYVQSVDIAAFNKI